The Engraulis encrasicolus isolate BLACKSEA-1 chromosome 11, IST_EnEncr_1.0, whole genome shotgun sequence nucleotide sequence GACGGACAGCACGTCCGGCTGGAGGCGGGCGCGCGCCGGCCGGTAGCTCACCACCACGGGCACCTTGCCGCGGTAGGCGAAGATCTGGTGGCGGCTGTCCGAGCGCTGCACCACGTGCGCGTTAATCTGCACGCTGTAGCGCGCGAACAGGCCCGGCGGAAACAGGAAAGGGAAGCTGTACTCAATCTGGAGCTGCTCCACCGAGAAGATCTGGCCCGAGCCGGGCGACGGGGACGACGTTCCAGACCCGGATCCGGAACCTGAACCTGGTCCAGCTCCGTTGCTGCTGCCGCTATTCCACCAGTCCTGCCCTGCCGCGTGGGGTTCCTCGTTGCTGACGTGGCTGGGGAACTTGTACCACAGGGTGGCGCCGTTGAGGCTGAGCGGCTTGGCGCGCGGCTTGTTGACACAGTAGCACACGCccatcttctccagcagctccaTGATGAGCGTCAGGTCCTGCTGCGTCTGCACCAGCGGCTGCAGGAGGAGCCGGATCACGTTGGACGGCAGCAGGCCGTTCTGGAGGAAGCCCTCGGCCAGGTGCTTCATCTGGGACGTGCGCACGGGGTCGTCGCCGCAGTGCAGGACGTCCGACGACGCCGACTCGGCCAGGAGGCGCTCCAGCATGGCGGCCGCGTCGCGCTGGAAGAAGACGTTGAGGATGGCGATGAAGCGCGGCAGGTTGTGGAAGACGTACTCCTTGAGCGTGGCGCTGTCCTCGAAGTACAGCAGCTTGCCGCTCTCGTGCAGGTAGGAGAGCGCGCTCTGCAGACGGTCCTCGGTCAGGCCGGCCTGCAGGCCCAGGCGCGCCGAGTCCCACCACGACAGCCACAGCTCGCGCGGCTTGCAATGCAGCTCCTCCAACATCTGCCAGGACTTTGGCAGGACGCGGTGCAGGTTGGGGAAGATCTCCCGGTGGTCGGCCACCGACATGAGCTTCTCCTTCAGCCGCTCGACGTTGCGGTTGCCTCGCTCTGTGCCCTCCGCGTCCACATTGCAGCAGACGCGCAGCACCGGCGACAGGATCTGCAGCCGGTGGTTGAGCAGGTACTGCAGCTGGGCCTTCTTGCGGCGCAGGTTGCGGTCCGAGACGCCGTAGAAGAGCACGTGGGGGCTGGAGGTGCGCACATCGTAGCCCAGCGCCAGCGCCTCGTCCACCTGCTCGGCCAGGCTGCGCAGGCTGTCCGCGTGCCGGCGTTCCTGCAGCCAGATCTGCCGGTGGATGTCCAGGCACTTTTCCTCCAGCTCCGCCTCCTCGCACAGGTCCGTGTGCGTGCCCACCATGAGAACCACGGCGTGGGGCACTTTGGCGCTCAGCAGGTGGAGGAAGTAGCCGACGTGCTCCTTGAAGCCCCTGGGCGTGTAGGTCTTCAGGTTCACCACCAGGATGTACAGAGCGCCCGGTGACAAGAAGAAGGGCTTGATCAGGTCGTAGTTTGGCAGTCCAGAGAGGTCGTATACTATAAAGGTCAGGCTTCTGTCGGCGTCTGCCACCCAGTTCGTGACGTCGATGCCCTTGTTGTTGCTGCTTCCTGCAGCCGGCGTCTTTGCATCTTGCGCTTTGCGAACCACGCACCGCCTGAGGCACGTCTTGCCCGCGTTCTTCTGGCCCATTAGGACCAGTTTTAACCTGGGCTTCACGGCGGGCTGCGAGTTGGCCAGCTCTTTCTGGTAGGCCGCGATGTACGGGATCCCCTTCATGCAGACCTCGTAGGGAGGCTGTATGAGGGGGTTGTCCTTCACCTTCCAAATGTTCACTTTGGCCAGCTTTCCAAAGTTGTCCGGAAGAATGGCGATTTGGTTACCCTGTAAAACAAGCTCCTCCAGCCTCTCCAAGTCCACGATGGAGTCGGGCAGGAAGGTGATCATGTTATTGTCCAGCCACAAGTTGGCCAGCTTCGTCAGCAGGCCCAGCTGCTCGGGGAGAAACGTCAGCCTGTTCCTGCTCAAGTACAGCTCCTCCAGAGCCGCGATCTTGAGGATGACCTGGGGAAACTCCTCAAACAGATTCGAGGAGAGGTTGAGCATCTTCAGCCTCTGCAGCTTCCCAAAGGAGTGAGGCAGTGCAGTCAGCACGTTGCCGTCCAGCATCAGGCTCTCCAGGTTTCGCAGGTCACAAAAGGTCTCTGGCAGAGAAGAGATCAGCGTGTTGCTAAGCCACAGGATTTTGATGGACTCCAACGTCATGACGTTGTTGGGGAGACACTCGAACTTATTCCCGGAGCaatccagctcctccaggtcgCTGAGAGCCAGGATCTCCAGGGGAAAGTGGTGGAGCTTGTTGTGGTCCGCGTCCAGCGTGCGGAGCTTCCGGAGCTGCGTGAAGGACCTGGGAAAATCGTGGAGCTCATTAAAGCTGATATCCAGCTCCTCCAGACCCTGGAGGGCGCCGATTCCCGAGGGCAGATACTGGATCTTGTTGTGGCTGATGCAGAGCTTTTTCAGGCCCTTCAGCAGCACAATGTCCTCTGAAAAATGGCCCAGGCAATTGTGGCTAATGTCCAACTCCACCAACTGACAGAGCTGGAACACTGCCTGGGGCACCGTGGCGAACTTGTTCCGCCGTAGGATGAGGATACGCAGCTTCGTCAGCGTAGACCCCAGCCCCTCGGGGAGTTCCACCAGGCAGTTGTTACCCACGTTCAGCACCTCGATGTCCTTGATGTTCTCGGGCAGCGTGATTTTTTGgctgttttttgttgtgctgAGGGTGAGCTGGCGCAGGTTACTCCGCAGCTTTCTCGAGCGCAGCGCCGCATCCCTCCATAACCTGGCCGTCTTCAGATTGTTCTCGTTTTCAgccatggtggtggtgctgctgcagcTAGACCCCTCCTCCTTGTTTTCATTGAGAGCAATCATCATCATTTTGTTTTATCCTGGCAACATGGTGATCGCCCCGCATGCTTCACCGATTCCCATGCATTGTGCCGAAGTCCTCACGGGTTCACCGATCCGAAGGCGCGtagcgacaacaacaacaaagccgaGTACATCCAGTGCATAATGTCCATCGATCTTTTCAGTGGCTTCCGAGCGCCCGAGACGATACAACGGTGTTCCATGCATCCTCACGGGCTGCGCCATTGACTAGAACAGGACACacgaaacgaaaacgaaatgcgATTTCAAAGGTGAAACTGGTCCGGTTCGGAGGGCAGGCGGGTCGCCTGGCACCGCCGGCGCGCACTCCAGTACCACCGCATTAAATGTCGTCCCAAACTTGCAATAGAAAGACAAAACGGTTCAATTGAAATCACTAACCGCACGGCGTAGTCTCCTGTACTACCTCCGCCCGTGAGTGTGTGCGCCTGAATGCATTCTGACTCTCTGCAGTCTCGGTTAGTCAGAGGAGGAAAACACCAGCACCGCCTATCACACTGCGTCAGAATCCCGAGCCCACCTTCTCGCAGAGGCGAGGTGTAGCAACCCCTTgtgagtaggctgccggatgtgagtgcccggatatccgcccgagtatttaggATATCCGGGCGCGTATTTACATACTTTCTAACATCAGGATTGCTTTGCGGCACCACAGCTACCCGATATGAGTCGCGCTGGGAGTTACGCAAGAGCACACGGCTATGGAGTGGACTCACTGTTTCGGTTTTGCAGAAGTAGACACGGACCATAGACGATTTTCATTTTAGTGCTATTGTCTACCATTTGGCCTACCTGTTCGCTGCGCTGCGCCGTGACACTTCTTTACCACAGGGCTacacaaagattctctattctaatctgcatttaaaccgtctctggtaccACCAAAGAACGCGGATAACGTAGGCTACGCTGTCAAGCATGTTGGGGGTCAAGCGCAAGATCTACCATGAGCCAAATGCGCATAGTTTATGTTGAAATATAGTCAAAAAGCACATAAAGGGGCAGTCTAAccgattttattattattaattataaatACATTGGGTAATTAAATTAATtcttcatcaccacacacacacaaacgctgtcAAGCAGACTGGAAGACATAGGATTACACTGAACAAGGTAGACGGATGCTGAGGCATCAGCGTCtatctggaccaagtttgagagcccctacactacACACCTTTGAGAG carries:
- the mfhas1 gene encoding malignant fibrous histiocytoma-amplified sequence 1 homolog encodes the protein MMMIALNENKEEGSSCSSTTTMAENENNLKTARLWRDAALRSRKLRSNLRQLTLSTTKNSQKITLPENIKDIEVLNVGNNCLVELPEGLGSTLTKLRILILRRNKFATVPQAVFQLCQLVELDISHNCLGHFSEDIVLLKGLKKLCISHNKIQYLPSGIGALQGLEELDISFNELHDFPRSFTQLRKLRTLDADHNKLHHFPLEILALSDLEELDCSGNKFECLPNNVMTLESIKILWLSNTLISSLPETFCDLRNLESLMLDGNVLTALPHSFGKLQRLKMLNLSSNLFEEFPQVILKIAALEELYLSRNRLTFLPEQLGLLTKLANLWLDNNMITFLPDSIVDLERLEELVLQGNQIAILPDNFGKLAKVNIWKVKDNPLIQPPYEVCMKGIPYIAAYQKELANSQPAVKPRLKLVLMGQKNAGKTCLRRCVVRKAQDAKTPAAGSSNNKGIDVTNWVADADRSLTFIVYDLSGLPNYDLIKPFFLSPGALYILVVNLKTYTPRGFKEHVGYFLHLLSAKVPHAVVLMVGTHTDLCEEAELEEKCLDIHRQIWLQERRHADSLRSLAEQVDEALALGYDVRTSSPHVLFYGVSDRNLRRKKAQLQYLLNHRLQILSPVLRVCCNVDAEGTERGNRNVERLKEKLMSVADHREIFPNLHRVLPKSWQMLEELHCKPRELWLSWWDSARLGLQAGLTEDRLQSALSYLHESGKLLYFEDSATLKEYVFHNLPRFIAILNVFFQRDAAAMLERLLAESASSDVLHCGDDPVRTSQMKHLAEGFLQNGLLPSNVIRLLLQPLVQTQQDLTLIMELLEKMGVCYCVNKPRAKPLSLNGATLWYKFPSHVSNEEPHAAGQDWWNSGSSNGAGPGSGSGSGSGTSSPSPGSGQIFSVEQLQIEYSFPFLFPPGLFARYSVQINAHVVQRSDSRHQIFAYRGKVPVVVSYRPARARLQPDVLSVASYASLPNIWTAWQAVTPLLEELNALLQEWPGLYYSVHVLCSKCLKRSSPSPHSFPGELLSQPRPEGLTEIICPKNGSERVNVALVYPPTPTVLSPCLK